Proteins encoded together in one Sceloporus undulatus isolate JIND9_A2432 ecotype Alabama chromosome 4, SceUnd_v1.1, whole genome shotgun sequence window:
- the LOC121929665 gene encoding heat shock protein beta-11-like, which yields MAGYQSMPEGWVPPFWVLQAPKESPAWLHHQGPLHGGYRGVASGGPQHLSNFAHQRSPLEAMERLRMVLLDVYPRQEGQGARRATSHGQGLGVPRARQEPRRLWLDMSGFSAEELSVKLEGRRLSVVGQRGQSLQLRREVMLPRDTDLEAVACSLGPDGRLWVEVPRLALPSPTQHQERHVPIALSRTDEANGGEHK from the coding sequence ATGGCGGGCTACCAATCCATGCCAGAGGGCTGGGTGCCCCCTTTTTGGGTCCTGCAGGCCCCCAAGGAGAGCCCTGCgtggctgcaccaccagggccctTTGCATGGGGGCTACCGAGGGGTGGCAAGTGGGGGCCCCCAGCACCTCTCCAACTTTGCGCACCAGAGGAGCCCCTTGGAAGCGATGGAGAGGCTGCGGATGGTGCTCCTTGACGTCTACCCAAGGCAGGAGGGCCAGGGGGCCAGGAGGGCCACTAGCCATGGCCAAGGGCTGGGGGTACCCAGGGCCAGGCAGGAGCCCCGCCGCCTCTGGCTGGATATGTCGGGCTTCTCGGCGGAGGAGCTGTCGGTGAAGCTGGAAGGGAGGCGGCTCTCAGTGGTGGGCCAGCGGGGACAGTCCCTACAGCTCCGCAGGGAAGTGATGCTGCCCAGGGACACCGACCTGGAGGCTGTGGCTTGCTCCTTGGGTCCTGATGGCAGGCTCTGGGTGGAAGTGCCTCGCCTGGCCTTGCCCTCCCCAACTCAGCATCAAGAGAGGCATGTACCCATTGCCCTGAGCCGCACCGATGAGGCCAATGGAGGAGAGCACAAGTAA